A portion of the Macaca mulatta isolate MMU2019108-1 chromosome 2, T2T-MMU8v2.0, whole genome shotgun sequence genome contains these proteins:
- the LOC144339547 gene encoding uncharacterized protein LOC144339547, with protein sequence MRKLQKQAMGLDSALGNLLKVVIHPNSSCMYFLRVGIDGSGSPSGAAVRKVPATAEKVRLGPCAPRSQQEPGTGPPINQSALTSSLLKPIKTPGLCQTHRDIGTTCLWRGAIRSWTPFR encoded by the exons atgaggaagctgcagaaacaGGCCATGGGGCTGGATAGTGCATTAGGGAACCTCCTGAAAGTGGTCATCCACCCTAACAGCAGCTGTATGTACTTCTTAAGAGTGGGAATTGATGGCAGTGGCAGCCCGTCTGGAGCAGCTGTCAGGAAGGTGCCAGCTACAGCAGAGAAGGTGCGACTGGGGCCATGTGCTCCACGAAGCCAGCAGGAGCCAGGAACAG GTCCTCCCATAAACCAATCAGCactcacttcctcccttctgaagcccataaaaacccctgGACTCTGCCAGACTCACAGAGACATTGGGACGACAtgcctgtggagaggagctaTCCGTTCCTGGACTCCTTTCCGCTGA